From the genome of Halomonas sp. LR3S48:
ATGCACGACAACGAGGAGTACATTCGCCGTGCGGTGGCCTGCGGTGCCGCTGGCTACGTACTCAAGGATGCCTCAGCGGAGGAGATGGTCTTCGCGCTGCGCGAGGTGGCGAGCGGTCGCAACCATTTCGGCTCTGGCGTCTCGCGGGTCCTGCTCGAGGAGAAGGAGGGGCGATTGACCCAGCGCGAAACCGACATCTTGAAGCTGATGTTCGAAGGCATGAGCAGCCGCGACATTGGCGAAGCGCTGGCGATTAGTGCCCGAACGGTGGAGTCGCATCGCAGCAATATCTATCGCAAGCTCAATACCAACTCCCTGGCGGGCCTGTTTCGCTACGCGATGCGACATGGGCTGGTCGAGCTGGAATAGCCAGATCCTATCGAAGTCATTGGCACGTCGATCTTTGACCTCAACCTTTCTTGAGGGCGTATCGTTCATCGCATCTTCACCCCGCAAGGAGAAATAGCGATGAGCGATGCGATCAAGGTGGCCGTGATCTACGGCAGTGTGAGAGAAGGGCGGCTCTGCGATACCGTGGGTCGTTGGGTTCTGGAGCAGATCCAGCGCCGGGAGGCGTTCGCGCCGATTGTGGTCGATCCCGCCGCCGAGGCCGACTCGGCTTTCGCCGGACGCCTCGACGAAGCGGATGCCTTCGTCGTGGTCACGCCTGAGT
Proteins encoded in this window:
- a CDS encoding response regulator transcription factor, which codes for MGRSIRVLLADDHPLVLEGLKYRLEAQQGIDLVGVASSGQELLALAHELQPDVVVTDITMPGISGLEACKVLQESCPAIRVLVLTMHDNEEYIRRAVACGAAGYVLKDASAEEMVFALREVASGRNHFGSGVSRVLLEEKEGRLTQRETDILKLMFEGMSSRDIGEALAISARTVESHRSNIYRKLNTNSLAGLFRYAMRHGLVELE